The nucleotide window GTCTCGGCGCCTGAGATCCAGTTGTCGAAAGTGTCCCGTCTGTTCATCGTTTCGACCTCGGTAACCTCAAGGCCGCACGCCGCGTAAATTCCCCGAAAATCCTTGGGTGAAAGGATGCGAACCATCTCGGGCTCGCGGATATGATCAATCTCCTCGATGCGCGCACGCTCGACGTCGCTGTCGGGATAACAGTGATCCATCACGATGACATGGCCGCCGGGGCGGACGACACGCGACATTTCGCGCACGACATCATCCGGGTTGGCTAGATGATGAAAAACGTTTCGGCAAATGGCGCAGTCCACAGCAGCGTCCGGGATGGGGGTTTGCTCGCAGAGCGCGATGGTGAAGTGTGCGCCATGCCCAAGGCCCTCGTCTGCCAGGCGCTTTTTCCCCGTCAGGGCCATTGCGGGGGTGATGTCCACGCCGATGACGCGGCCACCGGCCTCAATGAAGGGGATGGCC belongs to Nitrospinaceae bacterium and includes:
- a CDS encoding class I SAM-dependent methyltransferase, with amino-acid sequence MTAIPDANEAAQKNLESFTRRAAKFTQKTGGQTLVPLREVLEGIAFPAGGWAADFGIGTGNSAIPFIEAGGRVIGVDITPAMALTGKKRLADEGLGHGAHFTIALCEQTPIPDAAVDCAICRNVFHHLANPDDVVREMSRVVRPGGHVIVMDHCYPDSDVERARIEEIDHIREPEMVRILSPKDFRGIYAACGLEVTEVETMNRRDTFDNWISGAETGEATIREVREGVERLRDEGGESWLLPEGEGDDLSLLRWDAIVVGKKL